One window of the Zea mays cultivar B73 chromosome 3, Zm-B73-REFERENCE-NAM-5.0, whole genome shotgun sequence genome contains the following:
- the LOC100274146 gene encoding uncharacterized protein LOC100274146, translating to MPEAEWNDEHTRIVCELFEEQVRAGNRPNTHLNNIGYRQVAAKFQQRTELLYTKLQLKNKWDKFKNDYITWRKLLVVGKGLPWDTAKGTFVADEEWWKKINKELPGARKFRHGGLHHEDKLNVMFDYITSNGVDPSPPAPESPKNGVNHSPPAATGLPSAPDCALNGVDHSPVTAHGLPSGPYSPMNGMDQLPLPAHDLRSVQEIPMNGVNLDGLDNNTEDNDDIYQEPVFQYTSNRKKRPISFSATKKNKKNKAETALLMQAHLYRITELAQKAQDTFKKFSSQADLVPWPSIQDVMTLVWECGARCGSNEHFIATELFVSREQREMFLTMETAEERFQWLRRKYIVKYLSGTTGTNLGTR from the exons ATGCCAGAAGCCGAGTGGAATGATGAACACACTAGGATTGTCTGCGAACTCTTTGAAGAACAAGTTCGGGCTGGGAACAGGCCAAACACGCATCTGAACAACATTGGTTACCGCCAAGTTGCGGCTAAGTTTCAGCAGAGGACAGAGCTTCTCTATACAAAATTGCAGCTTAAGAACAAATGGGACAAGTTTAAGAATGATTACATCACCTGGAGGAAGTTGCTTGTAGTAGGGAAGGGTTTACCCTGGGACACAGCAAAGGGGACATTTGTTGCTGACGAAGAATGGTGGAAGAAGATCAATAAG GAGCTGCCGGGTGCAAGGAAATTTCGACATGGCGGTCTACATCATGAGGATAAGTTGAATGTAATGTTTGACTACATCACCAGTAATGGTGTGGATCCTTCACCGCCTGCGCCGGAAAGCCCGAAGAATGGGGTGAATCATTCGCCACCGGCTGCAACTGGTTTGCCATCTGCTCCAGACTGCGCGCTCAATGGAGTGGATCATTCGCCTGTGACTGCACATGGTTTGCCATCTGGTCCATACAGCCCCATGAATGGGATGGATCAGTTGCCACTACCCGCACATGATTTGCGAAGTGTTCAAGAAATCCCCATGAATGGTGTGAACCTCGATGGATTGGACAACAACACTGAAGATAATGATGACATTTATCAAGAGCCTGTGTTTCAGTATACTTCAAACAGGAAGAAGAGACCGATTAGTTTCAGTGCTACAAAGAAGAACAAGAAAAACAAGGCTGAAACTGCTCTGCTCATGCAAGCTCATTTGTATCGCATAACTGAGCTGGCTCAGAAAGCACAGGATACTTTCAAAAAGTTCAGCTCCCAAGCTGACTTGGTGCCATGGCCTAGCATCCAGGATGTTATGACACTTGTCTGGGAATGCGGAGCACGGTGTGGAAGCAATGAGCATTTCATCGCAACTGAACTGTTTGTCAGTAGAGAACAGAGGGAGATGTTCCTGACCATGGAAACGGCTGAGGAACGGTTCCAGTGGCTTCGAAGAAAGTACATTGTCAAGTATTTGTCAGGTACAACGGGTACAAATCTGGGTACTAGATAA